Proteins encoded within one genomic window of Pectobacterium araliae:
- the tssI gene encoding type VI secretion system tip protein TssI/VgrG produces the protein MANSTGLQFTVKVGALEAGTFAVVDFRLDEGLNRPFSLALSLASALPDVDFGAVLDQPCELMIWYEGELKRRVSGIVSGFTQGDTGFRRTRYQMDVRPALWRLGLRTNARIFQAHKPEAIISILLEEAGISDYAFALRHEHAPREYCVQYRESDLAFVTRLAAEEGLYFFLEYEEGKHRLVFADDAGALTKGPELFFNLATQGLSEGEYVRRFHYAERVSTAEVELKDYSFKTPAYGLSHKKMSGELAHQRESYQHYDYPGRYKHDPSGKAFSGYRLDALRAGAVTSEGESNCAGLMPGNTFTLTEHPNATLNTVWQTVSVTHVGQQPQALEEESGGEPTTMSNSFAVVKGTTTWRAAMPYKPMVDGPQIATVVGPAGEEIYCDQYGRVKLQFPWDRYGASNDQSSCWVRVSQGWAGGQYGMIAIPRISHEVIVSFLEGDPDQPIVTGRTFHATNRPPYDLPAHKTRTVLRTETHQGEGFNELRFEDQAGQEEIYIHGQKDLNALIENDVVWHIKHDAHTDIDNERVTRVKANDHLTVENEKRDHVKGDLSLTVDASMHQKLGQALLVEAGQEVHAKAGAKIVLEAGAELTLKVGGSFIKIDPSGVSIIGPAININSGGSAGSGSGWAGQIPALPGGVAVPPAPPATLPAPAIHKSMESMSPLVKPCPLATGGKA, from the coding sequence GTGGCAAACAGTACAGGATTACAGTTCACCGTAAAGGTCGGTGCGTTAGAGGCAGGCACCTTTGCGGTGGTGGATTTCAGGCTGGATGAGGGACTGAACCGGCCCTTCAGCCTGGCGCTAAGTCTGGCGAGCGCGTTGCCAGATGTGGATTTTGGCGCGGTGCTGGATCAGCCGTGCGAGCTGATGATTTGGTATGAAGGTGAACTGAAGCGCCGGGTCAGCGGAATTGTCAGCGGCTTCACGCAGGGCGACACCGGATTCCGGCGCACGCGCTATCAGATGGACGTCCGCCCGGCGCTGTGGCGATTGGGATTACGTACCAACGCCCGTATCTTTCAGGCACACAAACCAGAAGCGATTATCAGCATTCTGCTGGAAGAGGCGGGCATTAGCGACTACGCCTTTGCGCTGCGCCATGAACACGCGCCACGGGAATACTGCGTGCAGTATCGGGAAAGCGATTTGGCGTTTGTCACCCGTCTGGCGGCGGAAGAAGGACTGTATTTCTTCCTCGAATACGAAGAAGGAAAACATCGGCTGGTGTTTGCCGACGATGCGGGGGCGCTGACCAAAGGCCCCGAGCTGTTCTTCAATCTGGCGACACAGGGGCTGAGCGAAGGCGAATATGTCCGGCGTTTCCACTACGCGGAACGGGTAAGCACAGCCGAAGTCGAGCTGAAGGATTACAGCTTCAAGACGCCGGCTTACGGGCTGTCGCACAAGAAGATGAGCGGTGAGCTGGCGCACCAGCGTGAAAGCTATCAGCACTACGACTATCCGGGTCGTTATAAGCACGACCCGAGCGGCAAGGCGTTCAGTGGCTATCGGCTGGATGCGCTGCGGGCTGGGGCGGTGACGAGCGAAGGGGAATCCAACTGCGCCGGGCTGATGCCCGGCAACACCTTTACCCTGACGGAGCACCCGAATGCGACGCTGAATACGGTATGGCAGACGGTAAGCGTGACGCACGTCGGGCAGCAGCCGCAGGCGCTGGAAGAGGAAAGCGGCGGCGAACCGACCACCATGAGCAACAGCTTTGCGGTAGTGAAAGGCACAACAACGTGGCGCGCGGCCATGCCCTACAAACCGATGGTGGACGGCCCGCAAATCGCGACGGTGGTTGGCCCGGCAGGGGAAGAGATTTATTGCGACCAGTATGGTCGGGTAAAACTGCAATTCCCGTGGGACCGCTATGGCGCGAGCAACGACCAGAGCTCGTGCTGGGTGCGGGTCAGTCAGGGCTGGGCAGGTGGCCAGTACGGCATGATCGCTATTCCGCGCATCAGCCATGAAGTGATTGTCAGTTTCCTTGAAGGCGACCCGGATCAGCCGATTGTGACCGGGCGTACCTTCCATGCCACTAACCGCCCTCCTTACGACCTGCCAGCGCACAAGACGCGTACCGTACTGCGCACGGAAACGCATCAGGGAGAAGGATTCAACGAGCTGCGTTTTGAAGATCAGGCCGGGCAGGAAGAGATTTACATTCACGGGCAGAAAGATCTCAACGCGCTGATTGAAAATGACGTCGTCTGGCACATCAAACACGATGCGCATACGGATATTGATAATGAGCGCGTGACCCGCGTCAAAGCCAACGATCATCTGACGGTTGAAAACGAGAAACGTGACCATGTTAAAGGGGATCTCTCACTGACCGTCGATGCCTCAATGCACCAGAAACTGGGGCAGGCTTTGCTGGTTGAGGCGGGTCAGGAAGTACATGCGAAAGCCGGCGCTAAGATAGTACTTGAGGCTGGCGCGGAGTTGACGCTGAAAGTTGGGGGAAGCTTCATCAAGATCGATCCCAGCGGCGTGAGCATCATTGGTCCGGCTATCAATATTAACTCTGGCGGCAGTGCTGGCAGTGGCTCAGGGTGGGCAGGTCAGATACCTGCGCTACCGGGTGGCGTGGCAGTACCTCCGGCCCCACCCGCAACGCTACCTGCCCCTGCCATTCATAAAAGCATGGAATCAATGTCTCCGCTTGTTAAGCCTTGCCCGCTCGCAACGGGAGGTAAAGCATGA
- a CDS encoding DUF4123 domain-containing protein, translating into MSLNTWRAEHEGTLFAIVDGAADDSAVARFYELSEGEAFPLFAGTSFSDQAALGPWLLANPSSAFVANSAALSGFYLVSEQPADVVRRHWQSLIQVIREGEVVWFRFSEPRIFLPMFCAMSPAEQDAVLGPCNGLWINGSGFTRNPDTPFSPSLEMPWFHIRPHHLAPLYDDERHAYILRRRLWQVMTSMMERHADPAGTILPVLRQANAEKLQEDVLDGVVAGVLALQVGLSLESIRAPLMLTEAEFAQVNHWMVQHDELIGVN; encoded by the coding sequence ATGAGCCTGAATACCTGGCGAGCAGAGCATGAAGGGACACTCTTTGCGATCGTCGATGGGGCGGCGGATGACTCGGCGGTGGCGCGTTTCTATGAACTCAGCGAGGGGGAAGCTTTTCCGCTCTTTGCTGGTACGTCGTTTAGTGATCAAGCTGCGCTCGGTCCTTGGCTGCTCGCGAATCCGTCTTCCGCATTCGTGGCGAATTCCGCCGCGCTGAGTGGTTTTTATCTGGTCAGCGAACAGCCAGCTGACGTGGTTCGCCGTCACTGGCAAAGCCTGATACAGGTGATCCGTGAAGGGGAAGTCGTCTGGTTCCGTTTCTCTGAACCTCGTATCTTCCTGCCGATGTTCTGTGCCATGAGCCCAGCAGAGCAAGATGCCGTTCTGGGGCCGTGCAATGGACTCTGGATCAACGGCAGCGGGTTTACGCGTAATCCTGATACCCCATTTTCCCCCTCGTTAGAAATGCCCTGGTTTCATATTCGTCCGCATCATCTGGCGCCGCTGTATGACGACGAACGCCACGCCTATATTCTTCGTCGGCGTCTGTGGCAGGTCATGACAAGCATGATGGAGCGCCATGCAGATCCGGCAGGCACGATTTTGCCGGTTCTCAGGCAAGCCAATGCGGAAAAGCTTCAGGAAGATGTGCTTGATGGCGTAGTGGCGGGAGTCTTGGCCTTGCAGGTCGGGCTTTCTCTGGAGAGTATTCGTGCGCCGCTGATGCTGACTGAAGCAGAATTCGCTCAGGTCAACCACTGGATGGTGCAGCATGATGAGTTGATAGGAGTTAACTGA
- a CDS encoding T6SS phospholipase effector Tle1-like catalytic domain-containing protein → MAADPYCIPCERYDNWIEIDIRDEHNRSFKGLKATLTDETGKSKTVTLNDRPTLVHGFAVGPITVKLETRPWLKAAQSREVLKEGQSAVPGYVAEKLGHEETPREHVKATTGDLCLTAPERPLPEAHQEGKAGGVRFFTKHSYVVEVKGYQINVLRIGVFFDGTGNNTYNAESGLKKVEQWLAETCSDPAQREKELRGCQMGQLPVSDSAANDITNVGKLYEQYIFGAKTLSAHSYISGIGTRDPVAGKDGMEYQTDDMLTKAVDIDFGGENTSIVGKVNLACEQKIVAAIKRDLREILPNIDCIHRIVFDVFGFSRGAAAARHFVNVIDQKADHPLVRAVASTPTIRLKAGFDWADRDDVRIAFVGIFDTVASSYHPSVNIRLRDDCAERVVHLTALDEVRKHFPLTRVTPTAIGTSIPPHFTELALPGAHSDLGGGYYSRWSLPNPNSDPALTECLELERFMCEELVSTPDTESRAYRQARAYAEEKIAQGWVDRLHPHLQRAAIPPVGAISLIPYSFIRLSRNGNVGHKKSVYVEVMMSRVVEGEYSRIPLHMMMEAGRAVGVPFKAWDPTISGHTLESGAIKLPAVNLAKLDEIWALAAAEKGVIKNLGQQLSAAVYRALRHDYIHRSASNQGIASPAKTNKQETTVSKERRHIIGNQEA, encoded by the coding sequence ATGGCAGCCGATCCTTACTGTATTCCCTGCGAACGCTACGATAACTGGATAGAAATTGATATTCGTGATGAGCATAACCGTTCGTTTAAGGGGCTGAAAGCGACACTGACTGACGAGACAGGAAAGTCCAAAACGGTGACGCTCAACGACAGGCCGACGCTGGTTCACGGTTTTGCGGTTGGCCCGATAACCGTGAAACTGGAGACGCGACCCTGGCTCAAGGCGGCGCAATCGCGTGAGGTATTGAAGGAAGGGCAAAGTGCCGTGCCTGGCTATGTGGCAGAGAAACTCGGGCATGAGGAAACCCCACGTGAACATGTTAAGGCCACCACGGGCGACCTGTGCCTGACCGCACCTGAACGGCCATTGCCAGAAGCGCATCAGGAAGGAAAAGCAGGCGGTGTCCGTTTCTTTACCAAACATTCCTATGTTGTCGAGGTTAAAGGCTACCAGATCAATGTGCTGCGCATTGGCGTGTTCTTTGATGGCACGGGAAATAACACCTATAACGCCGAGTCCGGCCTTAAAAAAGTGGAGCAGTGGCTGGCAGAAACCTGTTCCGATCCGGCACAGCGGGAGAAAGAACTGCGGGGCTGCCAGATGGGGCAACTCCCGGTGAGTGACAGTGCGGCGAATGACATTACTAATGTGGGGAAACTGTACGAACAATATATTTTTGGGGCAAAGACATTAAGTGCCCATAGCTATATCAGTGGTATTGGTACCCGCGATCCGGTAGCCGGAAAGGATGGTATGGAATACCAAACGGACGATATGCTGACAAAGGCGGTAGATATCGATTTTGGTGGTGAAAATACCTCCATCGTTGGCAAGGTGAACCTGGCCTGTGAACAAAAGATTGTTGCTGCGATTAAACGTGATTTAAGGGAGATATTACCTAATATTGATTGCATCCATCGTATCGTGTTCGATGTGTTTGGTTTTAGCCGTGGGGCAGCCGCGGCGCGGCATTTTGTTAACGTCATCGACCAAAAGGCCGATCACCCGCTGGTGCGGGCAGTGGCAAGTACACCCACAATCCGTCTTAAAGCCGGGTTTGACTGGGCGGATCGGGATGATGTGCGCATCGCCTTTGTCGGGATTTTTGATACGGTTGCCTCATCGTATCATCCCAGCGTCAACATCCGTTTACGTGACGATTGTGCCGAACGGGTCGTGCATTTAACCGCGCTGGATGAGGTGCGAAAGCACTTCCCCTTAACTCGCGTCACGCCTACCGCGATTGGTACCAGTATTCCCCCGCACTTTACCGAACTGGCACTACCGGGTGCGCACTCCGATCTTGGCGGCGGGTATTACAGCCGCTGGAGCCTGCCGAATCCAAACAGCGATCCGGCTCTGACGGAGTGCCTTGAACTGGAACGCTTTATGTGTGAAGAACTGGTTTCTACGCCGGATACAGAAAGCCGCGCCTATCGTCAGGCACGCGCCTATGCCGAAGAGAAAATTGCGCAGGGCTGGGTTGATCGGCTTCATCCGCATTTGCAGCGTGCGGCCATTCCCCCTGTAGGGGCAATCAGCTTGATCCCCTATTCGTTTATTCGACTGAGTAGGAACGGTAATGTAGGGCATAAAAAGTCTGTGTATGTAGAGGTCATGATGAGCCGCGTGGTGGAAGGGGAATATTCCCGCATTCCGCTCCATATGATGATGGAAGCGGGGCGTGCCGTTGGTGTGCCGTTTAAGGCGTGGGACCCCACAATAAGTGGACATACTCTTGAGTCTGGAGCCATCAAATTGCCAGCGGTAAATCTGGCTAAATTGGATGAGATCTGGGCGTTAGCCGCAGCGGAAAAAGGCGTGATAAAGAACCTGGGCCAGCAACTCTCTGCGGCGGTTTATCGGGCGTTGCGCCATGACTATATACACCGCAGCGCTAGCAATCAGGGCATCGCCAGCCCGGCGAAGACCAACAAACAAGAAACCACCGTGAGCAAGGAACGGCGGCATATCATCGGCAATCAGGAGGCATGA
- a CDS encoding DUF2931 family protein: MLRYFIMAVGLCVSLAACATTPAISAFAWSYGSGSNVDSFCTTKATFYHNGKIVFSYPGGGCNAGAPYKDIIDRKYYWAGGGGLPTDGVPIPDKASIEMVSFYDRKRYRITVNLPADLAQQMQQRYQVGERIDQRNWLYFGLAPGGYYEVLLFGDLLGVSPDLLLARGIAEEVTDNWYDKKFPIGVSQYTVTLQDFDKEYGELFKQHPIPLGMDWAPIMDAYRAKQPKTDQQPVK, encoded by the coding sequence ATGCTTAGATATTTTATTATGGCGGTGGGGCTTTGTGTTTCATTGGCTGCCTGTGCGACAACACCTGCGATCTCGGCTTTTGCATGGAGTTATGGTTCAGGTAGCAATGTCGATAGTTTTTGTACGACGAAAGCTACTTTTTATCATAACGGGAAAATCGTATTCAGTTATCCCGGTGGGGGATGTAACGCTGGTGCACCGTACAAAGATATCATTGATAGAAAATATTACTGGGCGGGAGGAGGGGGTCTACCTACTGATGGCGTACCTATCCCTGACAAGGCTTCAATAGAGATGGTGTCCTTCTACGATCGCAAGCGTTACCGCATCACAGTGAATTTACCGGCAGATTTAGCCCAACAAATGCAGCAGCGCTATCAGGTTGGTGAGCGAATAGACCAACGCAACTGGCTCTATTTTGGCCTGGCACCCGGAGGCTATTATGAGGTGCTATTGTTTGGAGATTTACTTGGCGTCAGCCCAGATCTCTTGCTCGCCCGTGGCATCGCCGAAGAGGTCACTGATAATTGGTACGATAAAAAATTCCCAATAGGCGTAAGCCAATACACGGTGACGCTCCAAGATTTCGACAAAGAATACGGCGAGCTATTTAAACAGCACCCTATCCCATTAGGCATGGACTGGGCACCGATCATGGATGCCTACCGTGCCAAGCAACCCAAAACGGATCAGCAGCCGGTGAAGTAA
- a CDS encoding DUF2931 family protein: MMLKQFIILLGLCVSLAASATTPAISAFAWRYGSGSNIDSFCTTKATFYHNGKIVFSYPGGGCNAGAPYKDIIDRKYYWAGGGGLPTDGVPIPDKASIEMVSFYDRKRYRITVNLPADLEQQMRSVYQIQERYDRRNRLYFGLAPGGYYEVVLMGRGLGVSPDLLLARGIAEEVTDDWRDKVIPLEKQYEKRWADFDKEYGELFKQHPIPLGMDWAPIMDAYRAKQPKTDQHPVK; this comes from the coding sequence ATGATGCTTAAACAATTTATTATATTGCTGGGGCTATGTGTCTCATTGGCCGCCAGTGCGACAACACCTGCGATCTCGGCTTTTGCATGGCGATATGGTTCAGGTAGCAATATCGATAGTTTTTGTACGACGAAAGCTACTTTTTATCATAACGGGAAAATCGTATTCAGTTATCCCGGTGGGGGATGTAACGCAGGTGCACCGTACAAAGATATCATTGATAGAAAATATTACTGGGCGGGAGGAGGAGGTCTACCTACTGATGGCGTACCTATCCCTGACAAGGCTTCAATAGAGATGGTGTCCTTCTACGATCGCAAGCGTTACCGTATCACGGTGAATTTACCTGCTGATTTAGAACAGCAGATGAGGTCGGTTTATCAAATTCAGGAACGCTACGATCGCCGCAATCGCCTGTATTTTGGTCTGGCACCCGGCGGTTATTATGAGGTGGTCTTGATGGGGCGCGGACTTGGCGTCAGTCCCGACCTATTGCTTGCCCGTGGCATTGCCGAAGAGGTCACCGATGACTGGAGAGATAAAGTAATACCTTTAGAAAAACAATATGAAAAGCGTTGGGCTGATTTCGACAAGGAATACGGCGAGCTATTTAAACAGCATCCCATCCCATTAGGCATGGACTGGGCACCGATTATGGATGCCTACCGTGCCAAGCAACCTAAAACGGATCAGCATCCGGTGAAGTAA
- a CDS encoding DUF2931 family protein, producing the protein MMFRSIIMAVALCISLAAYSTPSPRDAVSWSYGTGSNIDITSNTRTEFYRDGKLVYADREAGGGAGGQLSDRITGKRYYWAGGGGLPTEGVVVPDRALIEMVSFYDRKRYRITVNLPADLAQQMQQRYQVGERIDQRNWLYFGLAPGGYYEVLLFGDLLGVSPDLLLARGIAEEVNDDWRDKVIPLEKQYEKRWADFDKKYGELFKQHPIPLGMDWAPIMDAYRAKQPKTDQQPIK; encoded by the coding sequence ATGATGTTTAGATCCATTATTATGGCCGTAGCGCTATGCATTTCGCTGGCAGCTTATTCAACCCCGAGTCCAAGGGATGCGGTTAGCTGGAGTTATGGTACTGGCAGTAATATCGATATCACTAGCAATACTCGAACAGAGTTTTATCGTGATGGGAAACTCGTTTACGCCGATCGTGAGGCTGGTGGCGGGGCTGGTGGACAGTTGAGTGACCGGATCACTGGCAAGCGCTACTACTGGGCGGGAGGAGGAGGATTGCCTACCGAGGGCGTCGTTGTTCCTGACCGAGCATTGATAGAGATGGTGTCCTTCTACGATCGCAAACGTTACCGTATCACAGTGAATTTACCGGCAGATTTAGCCCAACAAATGCAGCAGCGCTATCAGGTTGGTGAGCGAATAGACCAACGCAACTGGCTCTATTTTGGCCTGGCACCCGGTGGCTATTATGAGGTGCTCTTATTCGGGGATTTACTTGGCGTCAGTCCCGACCTATTGCTTGCCCGAGGCATTGCCGAAGAGGTTAACGATGATTGGAGAGATAAAGTAATACCTTTAGAAAAACAATATGAAAAGCGTTGGGCTGATTTCGACAAAAAATACGGCGAGCTATTTAAACAGCATCCCATCCCATTAGGCATGGACTGGGCACCGATCATGGATGCCTACCGTGCCAAGCAACCCAAGACGGATCAGCAGCCGATTAAATAA
- a CDS encoding MFS transporter: MPTPSPSEPALNGLRLNLRIVSIVAFNFASYLNIGLPLAVLPGYVHDHLGYSAFWAGLVISLQYFSTLVSRPHAGRSADEKGPKNIVVWGLVGVMLSGVFYLLAAFSDGFPAITLLLLCLGRVVLGAGQSFAGTGATLWGVGVVGSRHIGRVISWNGIATYGAMAIGAPLGVWLNHIGGLKLLSVSIILIAAVAIIFALPRPAVQVAPGKKIPFREVLGKVWVYGIILAIASAGFGVIATFITLFYADRNWEGAALTLTIFSCAFVGARLVFPNSIQRFGGLRVAMACFVVEIVGLLLVWGATQPLMAEVGAFLAGAGFSLVFPALGVVAVKAVSPQNQGSALATYTIFLDLSLGIVGPVAGVLMAYTGIASIYLAAALLGLGGLALTWRLMQRTAEGGGRP; the protein is encoded by the coding sequence ATGCCAACACCTTCCCCATCCGAACCGGCGCTGAACGGTTTGCGCCTCAATTTACGCATCGTTTCGATTGTGGCCTTCAACTTTGCCAGCTATCTGAATATTGGCCTGCCGCTGGCGGTACTGCCGGGGTATGTGCATGACCACCTCGGCTATAGCGCATTCTGGGCTGGGTTGGTCATCAGCCTGCAATATTTCTCCACACTAGTGAGCCGCCCTCATGCGGGCCGCAGCGCGGATGAAAAAGGGCCGAAGAACATCGTCGTTTGGGGATTGGTCGGCGTCATGCTGAGCGGGGTATTTTACCTGCTCGCTGCTTTTAGTGACGGCTTTCCCGCCATCACGCTGCTGCTGTTGTGCCTCGGGCGCGTTGTGCTAGGCGCCGGACAGAGCTTTGCCGGTACAGGCGCAACGCTCTGGGGGGTTGGCGTAGTCGGTTCCCGGCACATCGGCCGCGTGATTTCATGGAACGGCATTGCGACTTACGGCGCGATGGCAATTGGCGCACCGCTCGGCGTCTGGCTCAACCATATTGGTGGGTTAAAACTGCTCTCTGTGAGCATTATTCTGATCGCAGCGGTGGCAATTATCTTCGCGCTGCCGCGCCCCGCAGTGCAGGTCGCACCGGGGAAAAAGATTCCCTTCCGCGAAGTGCTGGGGAAAGTCTGGGTTTACGGGATTATTCTGGCGATTGCCTCTGCGGGTTTTGGTGTGATCGCCACCTTCATCACGTTGTTTTATGCCGATCGGAATTGGGAAGGTGCGGCGCTGACGCTGACCATTTTCAGTTGTGCCTTTGTCGGCGCACGGCTGGTGTTTCCTAACAGTATTCAGCGATTTGGCGGATTGCGCGTGGCGATGGCGTGCTTTGTGGTTGAGATTGTCGGGTTGCTACTGGTCTGGGGAGCGACGCAGCCGCTGATGGCAGAAGTCGGTGCGTTCCTCGCAGGGGCGGGTTTCTCTCTGGTATTCCCGGCATTAGGCGTTGTCGCCGTCAAGGCGGTATCACCGCAGAATCAGGGCAGCGCGTTGGCAACCTATACGATATTCCTCGATTTATCGCTGGGTATCGTCGGACCGGTGGCGGGCGTACTGATGGCCTATACCGGTATTGCTTCTATTTATCTGGCAGCGGCGCTATTAGGGCTAGGCGGTCTGGCGCTGACGTGGAGACTGATGCAGCGCACGGCAGAAGGCGGAGGGCGGCCATAA
- the yhjD gene encoding inner membrane protein YhjD yields the protein MPVPADPERQSTSSTPEGDTSPQKPLSFLGKSKRLAARIQAIPSVAHLIRAGERFNDRMGNQFGAAITYFSFLSLIPILMVSFAAVGFVLASNPDLLTGLINRIVNSISDPNLANTLKSTVNTAVQQRTTVGLTGLLIALYSGISWMGNLREAIRAQSRDVWERNPKDEEKIYFQYTRDFLSLTGLVIALIITLFLTSVAGTAQNMIVTALGLDGIEWLRPALTLIALSISIFANYLLFLWIFFVLPRHKPKRKALFRGTLIAAVGFEAIKFAMTVALPKLASSPSGAAFGSVIGLMAFFYFFARLTLFCAAWIATANYQGDISTDQNEQEKEPPSPR from the coding sequence ATGCCTGTACCGGCAGACCCGGAACGTCAATCAACATCGTCAACCCCAGAAGGGGATACATCGCCACAGAAGCCCCTCTCGTTTCTGGGCAAAAGCAAACGTCTGGCCGCACGAATTCAGGCGATCCCCAGCGTGGCACACCTGATTCGCGCAGGCGAACGTTTCAACGATCGGATGGGCAACCAGTTTGGCGCGGCGATTACCTATTTTTCCTTTCTGTCGCTGATCCCTATTCTCATGGTGTCTTTTGCCGCCGTGGGCTTCGTGTTGGCCTCCAACCCCGACCTGCTGACGGGGCTGATTAACCGAATCGTCAACAGTATCAGCGATCCCAATCTGGCCAATACGCTGAAAAGTACCGTCAACACCGCCGTGCAACAGCGTACCACCGTCGGGCTGACCGGGTTGCTGATCGCACTCTATTCCGGTATCAGTTGGATGGGAAACCTGCGTGAAGCGATTCGCGCCCAATCGCGCGACGTATGGGAACGGAACCCGAAAGATGAAGAGAAGATTTACTTTCAGTACACGCGAGATTTCCTGTCGCTGACCGGTCTGGTCATTGCGCTTATCATCACGCTTTTCCTGACCTCCGTTGCGGGTACCGCGCAAAATATGATCGTCACCGCGTTGGGGTTGGATGGCATCGAGTGGCTACGCCCCGCGTTAACGTTGATTGCCTTGTCAATCTCCATCTTTGCCAACTACCTGTTATTCCTATGGATATTTTTTGTTTTACCGCGTCATAAGCCCAAGCGAAAAGCGCTCTTTCGCGGCACGCTGATTGCCGCCGTGGGTTTTGAAGCCATCAAATTCGCGATGACCGTCGCGCTGCCTAAACTGGCCAGTTCTCCTTCAGGAGCCGCGTTCGGGTCGGTCATTGGCCTGATGGCGTTCTTCTATTTCTTCGCGCGCCTAACGCTGTTCTGTGCTGCGTGGATCGCAACGGCGAACTACCAAGGCGATATTTCGACAGACCAGAACGAGCAAGAGAAAGAACCGCCCTCTCCTCGCTAA